Part of the Mya arenaria isolate MELC-2E11 chromosome 8, ASM2691426v1 genome, CGAATACTTTTCATTTGTGGAATCAAAAACTTTGATCAACAATTTAAAATCTAGTGATCTCCCTTAGACCGTTAATGAAATGTAACTatactaaacaaaaaataaggaACACTTAACAGTACTACAATAGTATGGACCTTGAGTCAAGCCTTGACAAGACAGCGTAAATAAACCTCAAAGCGATTGAGAACATATCGAGGTCAGCGAACTTTGACGAACCAAATATGTAACACATTTGAGCCGCTCACAAGGGCGCAGACTAACTGAAACACAACATTTCAACACTTTATAATCATGTGATTCTTCTGAGACTGGCTTTCAATCAAAACATTGTTCAATATATCAAAGacgttttaaacaaaatgttccTGAACAGAACATTGCGTTACCATGTGTCCACGGCGATCAGGGGTTCTCCTTTCATGCGCCGTATGAGgaagtttataattttacaaaatcataatttgcACTTCAGTTATTCCATATGTAGTAATAATGGCAACACGAATTAACTATCacaattattttcctttaatctatatatgtattgttaaatcATAAGTACTTGTACatgcatgtaaatatatttacttatcGACTTTGGAATTATATTATCATTGTCTTATAAATCACATGTAATTGAGCCATACAACTATGctccatgtatatatgtacatactcGATCACACTTATAAATATGtctatgtatatgtattatgtaatgCCATGTTCAATCTCTTCTTtaaaggaggaaataaagaattatctatctatctatctattaaAACTAATGCTTGTACTATATCTTCGATGTCAGAAGTCTGCCAGGATCATTGTGTAACGCCTATTGACGAAACATACGAAATTTGAACACATGAACTTATTAATGTTTGGTATCCATAaaatcatgatatttttaatgGTGTTAGCTATTGCCCGATTTACCAACTGAATGTGTATATGTATAACATAAAAGTACTTATACATTATAAGCTATATACGTTCAGAGTTCGCGAATAAGAACTATCTTTTACTAgctacaaaaaataaagattagCTTTTACTTTTTCAACTCGCTTATATGACAAACATTTGCCCTTGGGTTATTTTGAAGACGCCTTTTTACGGGGAAAAGAGTATTTCTAATAAATAGCCAACAGTCTgtgtaagaaaaaaaaatcattttactaAGGATATTATAAGTGATTTGTTCcgatatttgtatttactttaatTATACGTGTATCTGAAATTTCCAACGCTGAAAGTTGACCTTTTAGTTCTTCAATATCACGCCTTAATCGCCTGGCCTCAGAAGATTTACGACGCTCCTCAACCAAACGTTGGAGGGTAGCCCTTTCTTCCTTCAGAGATTCAATGTCCTGCGAAATAGGCTTCTGTCTAGGGCTCAACAATTCCAAGTCCCTTTTTAAAATATCCTCCTCACGTTCCAACTCCGAATTTTGTTCGTCCAGCGACGAGGGCCTCTTCGAACGCGAAGTTTTCCGCACTCCCGAATCCGCCATGGATAAAAATATTAGACGACCGTCCCTGCGActtaaattttaacaatgaatgtgAGCGCCAAATACAGGTAATAAAGCGTAGAATTACCGAAAAGGAATGAAAGGGATTAGAGGTACAAGAGTTAACTcccttataattaagatttttgaagcaaaaattgcaaattatgTTTCGCTTAAGTAAGTCACCATCATCCAGTAGAAAATTTAGAGATACTGAAATAAAACGTCCTGCGTCTGCTCATTCAATTGTTGTagaaatctttaaatattagctgtttacatttatttaaaattattaacacTATTAGAATGAAGGATGTTTTCaagaataataaattaaaacaaatcaatgtaTACACTGACTTGAGTGCAGTAGCTTTTAACTTATTACACATTGAAAGTTTTTCGAACTCCATTTCGGTAGGAGCGTCAGATACGATCAAATAGCTAAGCGCGAAAAAGAATTAATcgatttttacaaatatttcgaCGACGATTTtcgtaaaatgttttattcgaATCTATAACAATTTCTgccaatatgtttttaattatgataaatagTTACTGAACAACCCTACCAAATCAAAGTACCCCCGGGTCAAAATCACTTTTTGCGTTTATTTGACAAGAAATACCCAAAGGGTAATTTTACCCAAGTGGGTATTTGcgtttatatgcacatattaCCCCCGTGGTAAATGGGGCAAATTTGCCCCCAAGGTTAATTCTCGTCATACAGACGGCGCATTTGGCTGTTTAATGATTTAAGTCTAACTTAAATTTTACCGTTGTTCGCCACAATGACATGGAATTTTGAAGTCAAATATTACCCAGGGATTTTTCTTCTTATATAACTGTGGCTGATATTCGGCTTCTTCCCGTCAAAGTCATGTTTTTGCCCAGTTTACTGatttaaaattccaaaaaaagaaacattattctCTCCAAAAAGATGAACGAGTTTACTTTCGATTTTGACAAATTCTTTTACGGATATGCTGTGTACCGTGGGCGAGTTGGCTAAGGAAATCTCGTAAGAAAATCTACACATGCATAGATACTCATACGTATGTTTTCCCGTAAAAAGGTATTCTGGCAAAAGCTCAAAATGGAACTAGGTCCGCCTGATCACTTCAAATATTAAACCAGTCACTTAGACCACTCGCCTGCGGAGACAACTGACCGTTACATGTGATTTCATTGGAATAAGAGCTGTCTCCTATGTATCATGCATATTCCTATAAACGAGATTATAATAGTCATTTTCTCACGGTATGTAGGAAATGGAAAGAAAGAAAGTACCGTCGTTTCCGACGATGGTTTAAATACATTTAGCAAATAGTCTTCCTATTGGGATTAACGCACTATTTTCCCCAAAATAGAAAGGCTAGGTCCGCTTCCAAAATCTGGCTGGAAAAGCACTGTTCCGTTGTGGAAAAATGTCTtctaattatgtttgaaatcctAGTACACTACAATAAagaataatacatgttttgccTATTTAAAATGAACGAGCTTTGTGTGCCAAGTGCATATTTTCATTATGCACAATGCTAATTGAATTTTGTTGGTGAGGACAACTCTGAACATctgatattatttcatattaaacttcaaatattaaactttaatcattattttcaatggctcgaaaaaataaataatctcaaAGAATATATATGAACCGTGGTATAGAGACTCAACACTGAAGTCAAAGGGAAATATCACACTGATAGTCTAAGATAACTTATACAGTATGTAATTAACCGACTGGAATGAGTTCTGTGCACTTAGGCTGGCAGGAAAGCAGTggaaattataaattaatagaggataattgtttgttccAGTTTAAGATCgtgatatatttcaccgagtgaacACCAAAAACTATATTTCACGAGTAAAGTAGCgatgagtgaaatatttacttattatgttgttcacgaggtgaaatgcattgcaatcttacactgaaaccaacattgtttttataattattgtatgcctaaaaaggtttaaaatgaCAGTGAACTGTCGTTTGCAGATAAGCCCGCCAAATTGAATGCAAACCTAACGTCATtttggaaatgacgtcgttaaaTTTGTGCCCAACCCTATGaacgctgacgtttgatttggaattgagaTTGggctaacattttaaaacagtaagaAATATCAAGATgttattttactatttgaaacagtgaaataacctTTTTATTTCACGGATAATTCTCTATAAATCACcgaaaagcatataataattgcattaaaataacttctattttaaaaaaagttaaatatttgaacGTTACGGTCAAAGATTTACGACACACTTTGTCTTGTTATCGGATTTACTTGATTGAGTTGAAGTTCGGGCAATCGACATTGCGGATGATGATGACAACGGGTACGTTTTCGccatattttattgaacaattgaactcagaaaagctcatttttgaaatcaattaacatattgatattgatataaataaaacgGAATAGTTTTAAGTCTTAGATCTATGTGCAGTCAATGTAGCAAAGCACAGGCAGGGTCACAGGCATACATGATTACGATGTGAAATACCACATCAATTCAGTTTCATACGATTTACCGTGGTACTGAACAATAAAATCACTTGAGTATGTACtgataacaaataacaacacattctgaatatataattatatcaaagaaagcATGTATAGGACTATACTTGAACTTTCTAAAACATATGAGCAGTGTTAGACACTAACACCAACTTCGAACAGTTTCTTTAGAAGTCTAGTAGATGCAACTATCATATATCATTACACTGTCATTTGGCATGAACTTAAAATATGACGGTCTCCCATGCCCCCAAATTAAGGACTTTCGGACTCATTTAAGTGTCAAACCTTGAATTGATGGGGTACAACAtgctaatatttatatatagttgAACTGTCtggaacataaatataactaCGAAGTGCTCATATAATTTTAGTGTGAAAGTAGCTCATGAAGAAATTCCAAGTTGTCGCAGGAACGCACATTCTTCATTAAGATGGGACACTCTGTCACCTGCGAACTTTCTGTCATCGACTATATCGAATACACGTGAATAGTTTGGCTATTGATGCCACCTACGTACAGCAATCGTCATTGTTTATCCAAGCCAAGTCCATGTGGTTCGAACTCCAAACCTGTAATGAAATCCTCGAGAACTCCGTCCATATCCAGTCGTTTAACACTATTATCACTTTCGCTGCTGACCAAAAATGTACCATTAGTATCCAACACGATTCCTCCAGGTTTGTCTATTGGTTTTGACAGAGAAATTGTCTTTACCTCGCCATCGTTGGTGACTTCTCTTAATCCCAACAGATTTCTGCCGATGAGGAACATAGATCCAGTGATTTCATCGATTGTTGAATGTATCTCTACAGAGGAAACACCGGGCAGAGCTTTCATTTTATGGTTTGCTTTCGTTTTTTCAGAAGCGTCAATTTCTTGTAAAAAGAAGGGACTTAAACCTTGAATTTTGAGGACGTCACGGTGACATCGAATGCAACTTCGTTTTGCGCCATTGCTAATTTCGATGCAGTTTTTAGTGTCTGAAAGAGGGTAtaagtatttcattattttggaTTGACCCTGAAAACCTACATACATTTGCCCGAAGGAATTAACAGCTATTTCCCAAGGCGCCGCAggcagttttatttcaaaccatTTATCTGGGTTATCTACATTTATCAGAATTCTTTTTTTCCCAGGACCGTCTGCGACTGCTATTTTCTGTCCTATTGGAAAAATATCTCTCACTCTAGGATCACCAGTTAGAGGTATCTCCTTTAGAAGAATAGGAGCCCGTTTTTCATCTGGATATCCAGGCAATGACCGCAGCGACAAGGAACTGAATTTCCATTTGTTGTTTTCTACCAAACCTTGTAAGGTTTCAGCCAGAATTACAAGTTGTTCTGATGCCAATTTCGTGACAATGAAAAATTTCCCATTCGCTTTCGTTTGTTTACCATCTTCAACGAGGATATCCCACTTCTCTACCTCTCTTAAAACAGAATCACAGGCCATCTCGATTGTCTTAATTCTTGCGATTTCTTCATATACTGTCATCCTCAGTTCCTCTATTTCTTTCGCAAAGTGTTCCGTTCCTGATACGATGCTTGTCGTCGCCCTTTGTTTGTTTTCCTGAGCACTTacagttattgttttaatcttttCCACCACTGTTTTAATTTCCTTCTTCTCTTTTTCTCTCTCAGCTACATCACCAACCTTGCAAATACTGTCTCCACACATCATATAAACTCCGCTAACGCACATCGAACAACACAGTTTATCATGTTTTGTACAATAAAGAGCTATTTCTCCCTGGTGAATCgaacagataaatatatctcTTCCCTCCTTTTTCCTGGAACCTTGCACTCTATCACCGCTATCAATCAGTTCATGTGTTTTAGACGGTTTGGACTTTCGATGATATTGCACGCATGTCTCACACAAATAGTCCTCACACTCAACACAAAACTTGGCCGCGGGGAATTCGGCCCCTTCCTCAAAACACGGCTCACATAGCCTCACACGATCATCAGTCTCTCCGATAATCTTCCCTCCGACAGAGTCCGCGTTATCACTTGTGTCCGCTACTTTTCTCTCGCACTCAGCCATTGTTGCATTgggtgttttgttttgtttgatgcattggtatttttatttttcggaaAATGTTGCgctgttttaatttactaacTACTTTAGATTTTGAAAACGAAAGTGGAGATTTCCGGATGCCGTTTCATGGTTACTTAAAGCTTGTACcgtaatatacatatataaggactAGTCGGGATTTCTTTCCCTATCATTTTATAGGTGAACGAACTGTTACGATAATCGGAGTTATATAGATATAACGACAATTCAGAATACATTAATAACTTTTggtaaaaatacatgtttttaatatctAGATAACGAGTTATACACGTCAGTGGTCATTGTTTATCTGAGCTCCATATTAAGGCGTATCTGTTAGTGGCGGATGCACGATCTCCGGGTCCCaatgaccattttgacaaacagCAACCTCTGGTGTATTGTGTGCTAATTGTTTCTACAATATTGACATGACAAGTTCACTTGGACAATTTAGAGAAGGGTCAAGGGCGCCGGTGCCATCTCGTTATTGGTCGGCATCTCATCCGGAACACCTTAAATTATCAGGGGCATatctgaaatatcaaatatgtttgcACTGATATCATCGACgtatcaaaatatgttaatggaGAATCAAGAGAAAACATATGTAGGTGTTGTGGTAGTGATGAAAGTACCATTATCAAACAAACTGATCCGGATATAAGTGGTGAGGTATGgctaaaccattttaaaaaaatatttcaacctGAGACTGAAGCAGGTAATGATAATCGTATTGTCAACAATTCTAACAATGATGTTGACAGCATAgataataacatattaaattcCAAAATTAAAGCCTTTGAAATAATGGAGGCAGTTAatgatttaaagtttaataagGCTTCTGCTAGTGAGCTACAAGCGGGTCAttttaaatatggtttatattatGTGTTACCATATa contains:
- the LOC128243962 gene encoding uncharacterized protein LOC128243962; the encoded protein is MAECERKVADTSDNADSVGGKIIGETDDRVRLCEPCFEEGAEFPAAKFCVECEDYLCETCVQYHRKSKPSKTHELIDSGDRVQGSRKKEGRDIFICSIHQGEIALYCTKHDKLCCSMCVSGVYMMCGDSICKVGDVAEREKEKKEIKTVVEKIKTITVSAQENKQRATTSIVSGTEHFAKEIEELRMTVYEEIARIKTIEMACDSVLREVEKWDILVEDGKQTKANGKFFIVTKLASEQLVILAETLQGLVENNKWKFSSLSLRSLPGYPDEKRAPILLKEIPLTGDPRVRDIFPIGQKIAVADGPGKKRILINVDNPDKWFEIKLPAAPWEIAVNSFGQMYVGFQGQSKIMKYLYPLSDTKNCIEISNGAKRSCIRCHRDVLKIQGLSPFFLQEIDASEKTKANHKMKALPGVSSVEIHSTIDEITGSMFLIGRNLLGLREVTNDGEVKTISLSKPIDKPGGIVLDTNGTFLVSSESDNSVKRLDMDGVLEDFITGLEFEPHGLGLDKQ